A genomic window from Peromyscus maniculatus bairdii isolate BWxNUB_F1_BW_parent chromosome 1, HU_Pman_BW_mat_3.1, whole genome shotgun sequence includes:
- the LOC102918697 gene encoding antiviral innate immune response effector IFIT1-like: MGENAGSDQVKENLIQLRCHFTWELLLEDIDIPDLEMRISEQLEFLDIKNTVGMLNLQAYVRHLKGQHEEALQSLKEAEALIQGEQLGKRSLVTWSNCAWVHYYMGSLAEAQTYLNKVENTCRELGSPFRYRMECAEMDCEQGWALLKCGGQNYKRAMACFAKALEVEPEDPEYNTGYAIVAYRQDCGGNNTSLEPLRKAVRLNPENPYIKVLLALKLQDVKEAAEAETHIEEALSSTSCQQYVFRYTAKYYRRKGCLGKARNLLLKALKASPASGYLHYQLGLCYKQQVIQLKKSSNDQARRQGNVQKLAQQAICEFQEAVKLRPTFEMAYVCMAEVQAEIGQYEEAEGNFQKALNMKNLECHIEQDIHFRYGHYQQFHQKSVDKAITHYLKGLKIEEKSFVWRKLLTALEKVATKRIHQNVQLMESTSLLGLVHKLNGDKEEALKCYERALRLTGGVNPEF, from the coding sequence agagaatgctggcagTGATCAGGTCAAGGAGAATCTGATTCAGCTGAGATGTCACTTCACATGGGAACTGCTGTTGGAAGACATTGACATACCTGATCTGGAAATGAGAATCTCTGAGCAGCTTGAGTTCCTAGACATCAAGAACACAGTGGGGATGCTCAACCTCCAGGCCTATGTGAGACACCTGAAAGGCCAGCATGAGGAAGCCCTTCAGAGTTTGAAAGAAGCAGAAGCCTTGATCCAGGGAGAGCAGTTGGGCAAgagaagcctggtgacctggagCAACTGTGCCTGGGTGCATTACTACATGGGCAGCCTGGCAGAAGCCCAGACCTACCTGAACAAGGTGGAGAACACTTGCAGGGAATTGGGCAGTCCCTTTCGCTATAGGATGGAGTGTGCTGAGATGGACTGTGAGCAAGGCTGGGCCTTGCTGAAGTGTGGAGGACAGAATTATAAACGAGCCATGGCCTGCTTTGCAAAGGCTCTGGAAGTGGAGCCTGAAGACCCTGAATACAACACTGGTTATGCTATTGTAGCCTATCGCCAAGACTGTGGTGGCAATAATACTTCTCTAGAACCCCTAAGGAAGGCTGTCAGGTTAAATCCAGAAAATCCATATATCAAAGTTCTTCTTGCGTTGAAACTTCAGGATGTAAAAGAagcagctgaagcagaaacacacaTTGAAGAAGCCCTCAGTAGCACTTCCTGCCAACAATATGTCTTTCGCTATACAGCCAAGTATTACCGAAGGAAAGGCTGCCTAGGCAAGGCTCGCAATCTGCTTCTCAAGGCCTTGAAGGCATCACCTGCCTCTGGCTACCTGCATTACCAACTGGGGCTCTGCTACAAGCAACAGGTGATCCAACTGAAGAAATCCAGTAATGACCAGGCAAGAAGGCAGGGCAATGTGCAGAAATTGGCACAACAGGCCATTTGTGAATTTCAAGAGGCTGTGAAACTCAGGCCCACATTTGAGATGGCTTATGTTTGCATGGCAGAAGTGCAGGCAGAAATTGGCCAATatgaagaagcagagggaaaTTTCCAGAAGGCGCTGAACATGAAGAATCTTGAGTGTCACATAGAGCAGGATATTCATTTCCGCTATGGCCATTACCAACAATTTCATCAGAAATCAGTTGATAAGGCAATCACCCACTACTTAAAAGgtttgaaaatagaagaaaagtccTTTGTCTGGAGAAAACTACTCACAGCTTTGGAGAAAGTGGCCACAAAACGTATTCACCAGAATGTTCAACTGATGGAGAGCACAAGCTTGCTTGGGTTAGTCCACAAACTGAACGGGGACAAGGAAGAGGCCCTGAAGTGCTATGAGAGGGCTCTGAGGCTCACTGGGGGAGTGAACCCTGAGTTCTGA